One genomic region from Rhizomicrobium palustre encodes:
- a CDS encoding class I SAM-dependent methyltransferase: MTNSHSMVCRVCGNKDVQALPLGAYAPFFRLRVNIRNDKYLLYSRAPLLGGPEISVFSKVLKRLGKIFGSAKDDRPWTFRTLLEYCDACQSVLPAHEWPFEDLRGLYHDYRSATYNRDRISVEPSYAAIVKDVGNHPSEIVNRNSSVEAFLRKNVDYLAGTSMLDFGGSDGRFLPPIIYERYSSLHIFDPSEAPLHPSIDRTLVSKVSSVKDNAYDFVACMHVLEHVGNPRAFLADAFTSLRTGGLMYVEIPVDLTDEWLHAFEARLIDNPLLLHEHLNMFGMKSVPVLAKSLGAEMIDAASDVVDFGWAKARIGRFLVRKLN, translated from the coding sequence ATGACCAACAGCCACTCAATGGTGTGTCGTGTCTGCGGGAACAAGGATGTTCAAGCGCTACCACTCGGGGCCTATGCGCCGTTCTTTCGTCTGAGGGTCAATATCCGGAATGACAAGTATTTGCTCTATTCTAGAGCACCGCTGCTCGGTGGACCCGAAATTTCCGTTTTCTCCAAAGTGTTAAAGCGGCTGGGAAAAATCTTTGGTTCTGCCAAGGACGATAGGCCCTGGACATTTAGGACGCTACTTGAATACTGCGATGCCTGTCAGAGTGTTCTCCCTGCTCACGAGTGGCCATTTGAGGACTTGCGAGGCTTGTATCACGATTACCGCTCCGCAACATATAATCGTGACCGCATTTCGGTGGAGCCATCTTACGCCGCGATTGTTAAAGATGTTGGCAACCACCCCTCAGAAATTGTCAATCGTAATTCATCTGTCGAAGCTTTCTTGCGTAAGAACGTCGACTATTTGGCAGGCACTTCGATGTTAGATTTCGGAGGCAGTGATGGGCGTTTTCTGCCTCCTATCATTTACGAGCGATACAGCAGCCTCCATATCTTTGACCCGTCTGAGGCCCCACTTCACCCTTCCATAGATCGCACGCTGGTTTCGAAAGTTTCCTCCGTCAAGGATAATGCGTACGATTTTGTTGCTTGTATGCATGTGCTGGAACACGTCGGTAATCCGAGGGCTTTTTTGGCTGACGCGTTTACCTCCCTGCGGACCGGAGGTCTCATGTATGTTGAAATTCCAGTTGATCTAACCGACGAATGGCTTCATGCATTTGAAGCTCGGTTGATAGACAATCCGCTATTGTTGCATGAACACCTGAATATGTTTGGGATGAAAAGTGTGCCGGTCTTGGCGAAATCTCTCGGGGCAGAGATGATAGATGCGGCGTCGGATGTCGTAGATTTTGGCTGGGCTAAGGCGCGGATCGGCAGATTTTTGGTTCGGAAGTTGAACTGA
- the rfbG gene encoding CDP-glucose 4,6-dehydratase — protein sequence MNPSFWAGKRVFLTGHTGFKGGWLALWLQRMGAEVHGYSLEPPTTPNLFSIAQVGKAMSHQIGDIRDLAAMSAALKAFAPDVVFHLAAQPIVRESYAIPVETYETNVMGTVNLLEAVRGTPSVRATVIITSDKCYENREVIWPYREYDAMGGHDPYSSSKGAAEIVTAAYGRSYFSPEMGKGSVSSVRAGNVIGGGDWAKDRLMADLMRGLMAGEDVIIRRPHSVRPWQHVLEPLSGYLEVAEHLCVAGPLAWEGWNFGPEEDSNRTVAQFAELTCQLWGNPGALKIQPDPNAVHEAGLLKLDSTKAKVHLHWRPRWDFEACIARTVEWYRAFKDGADMREVTLQQIAAYERGHSK from the coding sequence ATGAACCCTTCATTCTGGGCCGGTAAGCGCGTATTCCTCACTGGCCATACAGGTTTCAAAGGTGGATGGCTGGCGCTTTGGCTTCAGCGCATGGGCGCGGAGGTTCATGGCTATTCGCTTGAGCCGCCTACCACGCCGAATCTCTTTTCCATCGCGCAGGTGGGAAAGGCCATGTCGCATCAGATCGGCGATATTCGCGATCTCGCGGCTATGTCTGCCGCGTTGAAGGCTTTCGCGCCGGATGTCGTTTTTCATCTCGCGGCCCAACCGATTGTGCGCGAATCCTATGCCATCCCGGTCGAAACCTACGAGACCAATGTGATGGGCACTGTGAACCTTCTGGAGGCCGTGCGCGGCACGCCTTCGGTGCGCGCCACCGTGATCATCACATCGGATAAATGCTACGAGAACCGCGAGGTAATCTGGCCTTATCGTGAATACGATGCGATGGGCGGCCATGATCCCTATTCCTCCAGCAAAGGTGCTGCGGAAATCGTCACGGCCGCCTATGGGCGTTCTTATTTCTCGCCGGAAATGGGCAAGGGCTCGGTCTCCTCGGTGCGCGCGGGTAATGTCATCGGTGGCGGTGATTGGGCCAAGGATCGCCTGATGGCCGATCTCATGCGCGGGCTGATGGCCGGTGAGGATGTGATCATCCGCCGTCCCCATTCTGTGCGCCCCTGGCAACATGTTTTAGAGCCGCTCTCCGGCTATCTCGAAGTCGCGGAGCATCTTTGCGTGGCCGGTCCGCTCGCATGGGAAGGCTGGAATTTCGGGCCGGAGGAAGACAGTAACCGCACGGTGGCGCAGTTCGCCGAATTGACCTGTCAATTGTGGGGCAATCCGGGTGCGCTGAAAATTCAGCCTGATCCCAACGCCGTGCATGAAGCGGGACTTTTGAAGCTCGATTCCACCAAGGCCAAGGTGCATTTGCACTGGCGCCCGCGATGGGATTTCGAGGCGTGTATTGCTCGCACGGTGGAGTGGTATCGCGCCTTTAAAGATGGCGCGGATATGCGTGAAGTAACTTTGCAGCAGATCGCGGCCTATGAGCGGGGGCATTCGAAGTAG
- a CDS encoding HAD family hydrolase translates to MSSLSGAAVLFDLDGTLVDSAPSLTRALNQMARERGVPEVAVTEVRKWVSLGGENMLRGTFGEDIANLEQELDTLREILRGQKADPSDLFPGVIDALKTLKENGLYTAICTNKRENIAVPLASGLGIAPHLDAIVGGAVGRLLKPDPSIVELTMSRLPVKPDRAAFVGDSEVDAETAAATGLPFILVNFGYPLGEIEDIPRGAMIEHFDELCPAICKLL, encoded by the coding sequence TTGTCTTCGCTGAGCGGTGCGGCCGTTCTATTTGATCTCGACGGCACATTGGTAGATAGCGCACCGTCTTTAACACGGGCGTTAAACCAAATGGCGCGCGAGCGCGGCGTGCCGGAAGTGGCCGTTACGGAGGTGCGCAAATGGGTGAGCCTTGGCGGCGAGAATATGCTGCGTGGGACATTTGGCGAGGACATCGCTAATTTGGAGCAGGAACTCGATACGCTGCGAGAGATACTGCGAGGGCAGAAGGCTGACCCGTCCGATTTGTTTCCTGGTGTTATTGATGCCTTGAAGACCCTGAAAGAAAATGGTCTCTATACGGCTATCTGTACCAATAAACGTGAGAATATTGCGGTTCCGCTGGCCTCGGGTTTGGGGATCGCGCCCCATCTTGATGCAATTGTCGGCGGAGCTGTTGGGCGGCTGCTGAAGCCCGATCCGTCCATCGTTGAACTTACGATGTCCCGACTTCCGGTAAAGCCGGACCGCGCCGCTTTTGTTGGCGATAGCGAAGTTGATGCTGAAACCGCTGCTGCCACGGGCTTACCTTTTATTCTGGTGAACTTCGGTTACCCACTGGGTGAGATCGAGGATATTCCTCGTGGAGCCATGATTGAGCATTTTGATGAGCTGTGTCCGGCTATTTGTAAGCTGCTGTGA
- a CDS encoding glycosyltransferase family 2 protein: protein MLSICIPTYRRKDTLRELLASLAGEDLSEVEICISDNASNDGTRELVAEWGPKLGRVVFHEWPENVGYDRNLLKVVEIATQDYCWLFGSDDLIAPGGIARILADLHATKPTGMLVGYLGFKTSVPVVPDHLQTTGSAAKELRGKPLFRASPDFGFLSRQIFRRDCVENALADGKWESCIGGGYIHFYLVVKIAFGQSEPVWYRDDRPMFFYRSASFGDQVAYFGSVHRRLMNEIHEVNRVFSLACSQNIAKEVLTRGAWRDLSRNLAMWKLSQPTAETAREMRAAMRQIPLKSALDYYCLVAITFIPSAGIRAARAVVRFALNLKSQWTGVPRPA, encoded by the coding sequence ATGTTATCCATTTGTATTCCGACCTATAGGCGCAAGGACACGCTGCGGGAGTTGCTCGCGAGTTTGGCGGGCGAAGACCTGTCGGAGGTGGAGATTTGTATTTCCGACAACGCCTCCAATGACGGCACGCGAGAACTGGTTGCGGAATGGGGCCCCAAGTTAGGACGCGTTGTTTTCCATGAGTGGCCGGAAAATGTCGGATACGATCGCAACCTGCTGAAAGTCGTTGAAATAGCGACGCAGGACTATTGCTGGCTCTTCGGGAGCGACGATCTCATTGCTCCAGGGGGCATTGCGCGCATACTTGCTGATCTACATGCGACCAAGCCAACGGGAATGCTGGTCGGTTATCTCGGGTTCAAGACGTCGGTCCCGGTCGTTCCAGACCATCTGCAGACCACTGGGAGTGCTGCGAAGGAATTGCGGGGCAAGCCGTTGTTCCGCGCTAGCCCGGATTTCGGATTTCTCTCGCGTCAGATATTCCGGCGTGATTGCGTTGAGAACGCTCTTGCTGATGGCAAATGGGAAAGCTGCATCGGCGGCGGCTATATCCACTTTTACCTCGTAGTTAAAATCGCGTTCGGCCAGTCGGAGCCGGTGTGGTATCGCGACGATCGTCCGATGTTTTTCTATCGCAGTGCAAGTTTCGGCGACCAAGTAGCGTATTTCGGCTCCGTCCATCGGCGGCTGATGAACGAGATTCATGAGGTTAACCGCGTCTTTTCCTTGGCGTGTTCACAGAATATAGCCAAGGAAGTGCTGACACGCGGGGCTTGGCGTGACTTGTCTCGGAATTTGGCAATGTGGAAGCTTTCCCAGCCAACTGCTGAGACTGCCCGGGAGATGCGTGCCGCAATGCGGCAAATACCCTTAAAGTCAGCGTTGGACTATTACTGCCTCGTAGCAATTACATTCATTCCCTCGGCAGGAATCCGGGCTGCGCGTGCTGTTGTGCGGTTTGCACTCAATCTGAAATCTCAATGGACGGGGGTTCCCCGGCCTGCATGA
- a CDS encoding FkbM family methyltransferase yields the protein MDTLEQLFAEGRDAAVRRAQTEFDRLSGPLGSRIVLCGAGGLGRRTLAGLRKAGIEPIAFCDGNAKLWGNTVEGVPVYSAEEGAKTFGDNAVFVFTMWKSTPADKLSDRIERYRALGCRVVLPLGSLYWKFSETLLPYFPADLPQYVHDEASQVLAADKLWADDRSRAEYLAQVRWRLFMDFDMGDREAQPIYFPKDIYKLRSDEVFVDCGAYDGDSVQAFLSETGGKFGAIYAFEPDPTNFARLNDSVKPIADSGRVFTYQACVGREKGIVKFSSFGNDNSVTGVGDTTLPCIALDDVLGGEAVSLVKMDIEGYEPEAIAGLEKTIKRCRPKLAISAYHIQNHLWRIPLQINAIASDYRFYLRAHERDFFDMICYAVPA from the coding sequence ATGGATACGCTTGAACAGCTTTTTGCTGAAGGTCGTGATGCGGCCGTGAGACGTGCCCAGACTGAATTTGATCGCCTGAGCGGCCCGCTCGGTTCGCGCATCGTGCTTTGCGGTGCTGGTGGTCTTGGCCGTCGCACATTGGCGGGGCTTCGTAAGGCCGGAATCGAGCCTATCGCATTTTGCGATGGCAACGCGAAGCTATGGGGCAATACCGTTGAAGGTGTTCCTGTCTACTCCGCCGAAGAGGGCGCGAAGACTTTTGGCGATAATGCTGTGTTTGTTTTCACGATGTGGAAATCGACACCGGCTGACAAACTAAGTGACCGGATCGAGCGCTATCGCGCTCTTGGCTGTAGGGTTGTCTTGCCGTTGGGGTCGCTCTACTGGAAATTTTCGGAAACGCTTCTGCCCTATTTCCCGGCTGACCTACCGCAGTATGTGCATGATGAAGCAAGCCAAGTCCTTGCGGCTGACAAGCTATGGGCTGATGATCGATCGCGTGCGGAATACCTTGCCCAAGTTCGCTGGCGCCTATTTATGGATTTCGATATGGGGGACCGCGAGGCACAACCCATATATTTCCCAAAAGATATCTATAAGCTTCGGTCTGACGAGGTGTTTGTGGATTGCGGCGCGTATGACGGAGATTCTGTACAGGCCTTCCTGTCGGAAACCGGCGGTAAATTCGGTGCGATCTATGCGTTTGAGCCGGATCCGACCAATTTTGCGCGCTTGAATGATAGCGTCAAACCTATAGCCGATTCTGGTCGGGTGTTTACTTATCAGGCCTGCGTCGGCCGGGAAAAAGGTATCGTCAAATTTTCGTCGTTCGGCAACGACAACTCGGTCACCGGCGTGGGTGATACGACCTTGCCTTGCATTGCACTTGACGATGTGCTCGGCGGGGAAGCCGTCTCACTAGTCAAAATGGATATCGAAGGATACGAGCCAGAAGCTATTGCGGGGTTGGAGAAGACGATTAAACGGTGCCGGCCAAAGCTGGCGATATCGGCCTATCATATCCAGAACCATCTCTGGAGGATTCCGTTGCAAATCAACGCCATCGCGTCGGACTACCGCTTTTATCTCCGTGCGCACGAGCGGGACTTCTTCGATATGATTTGCTATGCCGTACCAGCATAG
- a CDS encoding glycosyltransferase family 2 protein, whose translation MEAILTILIPTYDRPDKVKALVNQLLPQRSGQWKLVIFDNHSPTPVRDLVPEDVEVVRHSANIGSGGNFPRCFEYAQTEWVWLIGDDDTIDPDGVQRALDAIAMYPDAAVINFGAPGFTDSRTTPVICHGMDEYLARCDSPTHMVWMSANIYARKHYLANLRYGYRFGNTMSCQYVLLLLALLDGKEVVLLPDVVTRPPAEAPPDAGNHGERVLSQVALLDLPFTARQRKAFAQMLHKSFAKLISDAIHTCYLVDSGIERSETLYLFSLRWSHMVIAERSFVVGAAALACRIMLGNKLGRFLLRSLAYAKGKLTGKKFVAEAARPRFFRA comes from the coding sequence ATGGAAGCCATTCTGACAATCCTGATCCCGACCTATGATCGTCCGGATAAGGTCAAAGCGCTCGTAAATCAGCTCCTGCCGCAGCGATCTGGGCAATGGAAGCTTGTGATCTTTGACAATCACTCCCCGACCCCAGTGCGCGACCTCGTGCCAGAGGATGTGGAGGTGGTGCGGCACTCTGCGAATATCGGATCAGGTGGAAACTTTCCGCGTTGTTTCGAATATGCGCAGACCGAATGGGTTTGGTTGATTGGTGACGATGATACGATCGATCCGGACGGCGTGCAGCGCGCCCTTGATGCCATTGCAATGTACCCCGACGCGGCAGTGATAAATTTCGGCGCACCGGGTTTTACTGATTCGCGTACAACACCCGTTATCTGCCACGGAATGGACGAATACCTCGCACGCTGCGACTCCCCAACGCATATGGTTTGGATGTCGGCTAACATTTACGCGCGGAAACATTATCTAGCCAATCTGCGCTATGGCTACCGCTTCGGCAACACCATGAGCTGCCAATATGTATTGCTCTTGCTTGCCCTCCTTGATGGCAAGGAGGTGGTGTTGCTTCCTGATGTCGTGACCCGTCCGCCCGCAGAGGCGCCGCCGGATGCGGGCAATCATGGCGAACGCGTGCTGAGCCAGGTCGCGCTGTTGGATTTGCCCTTCACCGCAAGGCAGCGCAAAGCCTTTGCGCAAATGCTGCACAAGAGCTTTGCCAAGCTCATCAGTGACGCGATCCACACCTGCTATTTAGTTGATAGCGGCATAGAACGCAGCGAAACGCTCTACCTGTTTTCCTTGCGTTGGTCCCATATGGTGATCGCTGAGCGCTCTTTCGTAGTTGGCGCTGCTGCGCTCGCATGCCGGATTATGCTTGGCAATAAGCTGGGGCGTTTTTTGTTGAGGTCCCTCGCCTATGCCAAAGGCAAGCTGACCGGAAAAAAATTCGTTGCAGAGGCCGCCCGCCCCCGCTTTTTCCGCGCGTAA
- a CDS encoding O-antigen ligase family protein, which translates to MRRPVLLQLAAQRALLWMVFIHLTLGNLPRFIPSGIRNTNALLTEPVLYLITIIYLSANLRRLKLPGENSVIIVITLMSALYGTFLLGLNLNFVAYSIRFVMMLLTCAATGHALYCAFQADIYRALRAYVVYPIVGSTVIGWILYFVFPKAEMLYMALRLMGIEFAGDPHIRRLISSYFDPNLYCAILGLPLIISISSYKRYHDTKSALLIVFILVSALFTVSRSGIASLILILGIYGSIRLFTIRLNRAAIIGSVAAAVAVVASYPLYSTAFDRMVSRFGTNMSTDASSLNRIYQAESAFKLINAHPLFGVGYNYVQAVDIDHYSYDQSLLSLIAMLGFVGGLIFFSLHFLFAFRSLSSLTRLNAILSAKGDDLVLLLTIYILVSVVFASLFNNLLFYQFWYIPVFVAIFYFYYAFTFEYEKTSEGK; encoded by the coding sequence GTGAGACGGCCCGTCTTGCTACAATTGGCGGCTCAACGCGCACTCCTCTGGATGGTCTTCATTCACCTGACCCTTGGCAATCTGCCCCGGTTCATTCCTTCAGGCATCCGCAACACAAATGCACTGCTCACCGAACCGGTGCTCTATCTGATCACGATTATCTATTTGTCGGCCAATCTACGCCGGTTAAAGCTTCCCGGCGAGAACAGCGTGATCATCGTCATAACCCTCATGTCCGCTCTCTACGGGACATTTCTACTCGGGCTCAATTTAAATTTTGTGGCCTACTCCATTCGCTTCGTAATGATGCTACTGACCTGCGCAGCGACTGGGCACGCCCTTTATTGTGCGTTCCAGGCTGACATATACCGAGCTCTGCGAGCGTATGTCGTCTACCCTATAGTGGGTAGTACGGTTATAGGGTGGATACTTTACTTCGTTTTTCCAAAGGCGGAAATGCTCTACATGGCCTTGCGCCTCATGGGCATTGAATTCGCAGGCGACCCTCATATCCGCCGTCTAATTTCTTCGTACTTCGATCCAAATCTATACTGTGCGATACTTGGGCTACCGCTGATCATCAGTATATCTTCATACAAAAGATACCACGATACTAAATCGGCTCTGTTGATAGTGTTTATTTTAGTGTCGGCGCTATTCACGGTTTCCCGTTCCGGCATTGCCAGCCTTATTTTGATTCTCGGAATTTATGGTTCCATTCGCTTGTTCACGATCCGTCTGAACCGAGCGGCGATCATTGGCTCCGTTGCTGCCGCTGTTGCCGTGGTTGCGAGCTATCCGCTCTATAGCACTGCGTTTGATCGCATGGTGTCACGCTTCGGCACAAACATGTCTACCGATGCGTCATCGCTAAACCGGATTTATCAAGCTGAATCGGCATTCAAGCTAATTAACGCACATCCGTTGTTCGGCGTCGGCTACAACTATGTTCAAGCAGTGGACATTGACCATTATTCCTACGACCAATCGCTTCTATCTCTTATCGCGATGTTAGGTTTTGTTGGGGGCCTCATCTTTTTTTCGTTGCATTTCCTTTTTGCGTTTAGATCTCTTTCATCTCTCACGAGGCTGAACGCGATTTTGAGCGCGAAGGGTGACGACCTCGTACTTTTGCTCACGATCTATATACTTGTGTCAGTTGTCTTCGCCTCATTGTTCAACAATCTTCTTTTTTATCAGTTCTGGTACATCCCAGTTTTCGTTGCAATTTTCTATTTTTATTATGCTTTTACGTTTGAATATGAAAAGACATCCGAGGGCAAATAA
- the rfbH gene encoding lipopolysaccharide biosynthesis protein RfbH: MSDSSATPKSEAELLREQILELTERYAKLAHAPKEFVPGQSPVLVSGKVYGAEEMRTLVDSALDFWLTTGRFNDAFEAKLAAFLGRRFALTVNSGSSANLVALSGLTSPMVGKKHLKPGDEVITCATGFPTTVNPSIQHGLVPVFVDVDIPTYNIKSEMIEAAISEKTRAIMVAHTLGNPFDLDTVMAVAKKHDLWVIEDCCDALGATYNDKLVGTFGHVGTLSFYPAHHITMGEGGAVFTHDGIIKRALESMRDWGRDCYCAPGKDDTCKKRYQWTLGDLPKGYDHKYTYSNIGYNLKITDMQAAVGLSQMDRLEGFIAARRANFAYLTEVLKPFEDFLILPQATPKSNPSWFGYPITVRDGAPFTRDELVQYLNLNKVHTRLLFGGNLLRQPYMKGRNYRVVGDLTNSDKVTTSTFWVGVFPALGKAHIDYVAEQIGTLVGNKA; the protein is encoded by the coding sequence ATGAGTGATTCATCTGCAACGCCCAAAAGCGAGGCCGAGCTTCTGCGTGAGCAGATTCTGGAACTGACCGAGCGTTATGCCAAGCTTGCCCATGCTCCCAAGGAATTCGTGCCTGGCCAGTCGCCGGTGCTTGTGTCGGGAAAAGTCTATGGCGCTGAAGAGATGCGCACTTTGGTCGATTCTGCACTCGATTTCTGGCTGACTACCGGCCGCTTCAATGATGCTTTCGAAGCCAAGCTTGCCGCTTTCCTCGGGCGCCGGTTTGCCCTGACCGTGAATTCTGGATCCTCCGCCAATCTTGTGGCGTTGAGCGGTCTGACGTCTCCCATGGTCGGCAAGAAGCATTTGAAGCCAGGCGACGAAGTCATCACCTGCGCCACGGGCTTTCCCACCACCGTCAACCCGTCAATTCAGCACGGTCTGGTGCCGGTGTTCGTCGATGTCGACATTCCGACCTACAACATCAAGTCGGAAATGATCGAGGCCGCGATTTCGGAAAAGACCCGCGCGATCATGGTAGCCCATACGCTGGGCAACCCCTTCGATCTCGATACAGTTATGGCGGTCGCCAAGAAACACGATCTTTGGGTGATCGAGGATTGTTGCGACGCGCTTGGCGCGACCTATAACGATAAGCTGGTCGGCACCTTCGGTCATGTCGGTACATTGAGCTTCTATCCCGCCCATCACATCACCATGGGGGAGGGCGGTGCCGTCTTTACGCATGATGGCATCATCAAGCGGGCGCTGGAATCGATGCGCGATTGGGGCCGCGATTGCTATTGCGCCCCGGGCAAGGACGACACCTGCAAGAAGCGCTATCAGTGGACGCTGGGTGATCTGCCGAAAGGCTATGACCACAAATATACCTATTCCAATATCGGCTATAATCTGAAGATCACAGACATGCAGGCTGCTGTCGGTCTTTCCCAGATGGATCGCCTGGAAGGGTTCATTGCGGCACGTCGGGCCAACTTTGCTTATCTCACCGAAGTGCTGAAGCCGTTCGAGGACTTCCTCATCCTGCCGCAAGCGACGCCGAAATCGAATCCGTCCTGGTTTGGTTATCCCATCACGGTGCGCGATGGCGCGCCCTTCACGCGCGACGAGCTGGTGCAGTACCTCAATCTGAACAAAGTTCACACCAGGCTGCTGTTCGGCGGCAATCTCTTGCGCCAGCCCTACATGAAGGGACGAAATTATCGCGTGGTGGGTGATCTCACCAATTCCGACAAGGTGACGACGTCAACCTTCTGGGTCGGCGTCTTCCCGGCGCTGGGTAAAGCGCATATCGATTATGTGGCCGAGCAGATCGGTACTTTGGTTGGGAACAAGGCCTAG
- the rfbF gene encoding glucose-1-phosphate cytidylyltransferase, with translation MKAVILAGGLGSRLSEETESKPKPMVEVGGRPILWHIMKIYSYYGINDFVVCLGYKGAKIKEYFFHYRMQFSDLTFDMARDEIVVHSSKAEPWRVTLVETGEGSMTGGRLRRVREYVKDEEAFCFTYGDGVSDVPVDKLVAFHKSHGKLATVTAVRPLARFGALVYGADGVVHRFEEKPVTEGGYINGGFFVLSPKVIDYIADDLTVWERDPMEKLVSERQMAAFEHGGFWQAMDTLRDKQHLESLWASGEAPWRVWGEKSR, from the coding sequence ATGAAAGCGGTTATTCTTGCTGGCGGACTGGGGTCTCGCCTGAGCGAGGAAACAGAGAGTAAGCCGAAGCCAATGGTTGAAGTCGGGGGGCGCCCGATACTTTGGCACATCATGAAGATCTATTCGTATTATGGGATCAACGACTTTGTCGTGTGCCTTGGGTATAAGGGCGCGAAGATCAAAGAATACTTTTTCCACTACAGGATGCAGTTTTCCGATCTGACCTTCGACATGGCCAGGGACGAGATCGTCGTTCACTCTTCAAAAGCTGAGCCTTGGCGCGTGACGTTGGTTGAGACTGGCGAAGGTTCGATGACGGGTGGGCGGCTAAGGCGCGTTCGCGAATACGTGAAGGACGAAGAGGCCTTCTGTTTCACTTATGGCGATGGGGTCTCGGATGTTCCAGTCGACAAGCTCGTCGCGTTCCATAAATCCCATGGCAAGCTCGCAACCGTAACTGCGGTCCGCCCTCTGGCTCGTTTCGGTGCTCTGGTTTACGGAGCAGATGGCGTTGTTCATCGCTTTGAAGAGAAGCCTGTCACCGAGGGTGGGTACATCAATGGTGGCTTTTTTGTGCTGTCGCCCAAAGTTATTGATTACATTGCTGACGATCTGACTGTGTGGGAGCGTGATCCCATGGAGAAACTTGTCAGTGAGCGGCAGATGGCTGCTTTCGAACACGGCGGTTTCTGGCAGGCGATGGATACTTTGCGTGACAAGCAACATCTGGAATCGCTCTGGGCCTCTGGCGAGGCGCCCTGGAGGGTTTGGGGCGAGAAATCCCGATGA
- a CDS encoding Wzz/FepE/Etk N-terminal domain-containing protein, with protein MAFRTFRSGFNERFPRLAAIAMPWLDELGQNKSLQTASTEMTIGEIAAVLGRRWRTLLIFGIAGYLATLLFILAAPPLYSASVLITAAEDNANSSQSSSTVSSFLRLGGIGGQEDKRFQNFLIQMYSVQTAERLDKDFGLLRKQNAKIWDPEHNTWKRPEGAFFAFKQFIHKTLKTALWSPPDASDVVNYLKENLDTSQTKTPNVYMVTLRNPDPKLVGPLLEGVLRETNAIIRDVDRKRAQEAEAYLVSKLSSGTVTSVDQRQALAQLLATEEQRLLLVNLRPNYASEPLDVITVSKGPVWPMTGLFLKIGPIFGIFVGVLFVVLRATMGNRAKDERISVV; from the coding sequence ATGGCATTTCGGACGTTCCGCTCAGGCTTTAATGAGCGCTTTCCCCGTTTAGCAGCCATCGCAATGCCCTGGCTGGACGAACTCGGTCAGAACAAAAGTTTACAAACTGCGTCTACTGAGATGACGATAGGAGAAATCGCTGCCGTCCTCGGGCGCCGTTGGCGAACGCTTCTGATATTCGGTATTGCAGGCTACCTTGCTACACTGTTGTTCATATTAGCTGCCCCCCCCCTTTACTCAGCCTCCGTTTTAATCACAGCGGCAGAGGATAACGCCAATAGCAGCCAGAGCAGTTCTACGGTGAGCTCTTTTCTTCGTTTAGGAGGCATCGGGGGGCAAGAAGATAAGCGTTTCCAAAACTTTCTTATCCAAATGTACTCTGTACAGACAGCTGAGCGTCTCGACAAAGACTTCGGCCTGCTTCGGAAACAGAATGCAAAAATTTGGGATCCGGAACACAACACATGGAAGCGCCCAGAGGGGGCATTCTTCGCGTTCAAGCAGTTCATCCACAAAACGTTGAAGACGGCGCTGTGGTCGCCTCCAGATGCCTCAGACGTTGTCAATTATCTTAAAGAAAACTTGGACACCTCTCAGACGAAAACTCCAAACGTCTATATGGTAACTCTGCGCAATCCCGACCCCAAACTGGTCGGGCCCCTTCTCGAAGGTGTCCTGCGCGAAACAAACGCGATTATCCGCGATGTTGATCGTAAGCGAGCGCAAGAGGCAGAAGCTTACCTTGTATCTAAGTTATCATCTGGAACCGTCACCTCGGTCGACCAACGCCAAGCACTTGCTCAATTGCTTGCGACCGAAGAACAGAGATTACTATTGGTCAATTTACGCCCGAATTACGCGAGCGAGCCGCTGGACGTGATTACCGTTTCAAAAGGCCCCGTGTGGCCGATGACGGGGTTATTTCTAAAGATCGGGCCTATCTTCGGGATTTTTGTTGGTGTGCTCTTCGTCGTGCTCCGCGCCACCATGGGAAACCGCGCGAAGGATGAACGGATAAGCGTCGTATGA